The Pseudoxanthomonas suwonensis sequence CCAGCGGCCGAGGCTGCTCGGGCACATGCTCGATCACGCGGATCACGACACTGTGGTCCGGACCCAGCTCGATCGGATCACTGGCCGTGCCGTCCTCGATCAGGACTTCGGAGAAGGCAGCCCGCTTCACGTCCGGCGAAGCGCCGATGCCGATCGTGTCCTGGCGGGTGAACGGTCCCAGCGTCTGCACCTGCAGGCCGACCTGCTCAGCGGCCGGCGCCAGCGAGGACGGGTTCTGGTAGACCAGGTCGGTCAGGCGGCCGGTGAGCTCGCTGTAGGCACGCTCGCGGTCGACCTGGGCCTGTTCGCGCGCCAGGTCCTCGCGCACCTGCTCGAACTCGACCTGCGCGCCCTGCTTGAGCTCGCGCAGCTGCAGCACGTGGAAGCCGAAGTCGGTCTTCACCGGGCCGCGCACCTCGCCGGGCTGCATCGCGAACAGCGCCTCCTCGAACGGCCCCACCATCATGCCGCGCTCGACCCAGCCCAGCTCGCCGCCATCGTCGCGCGAACCCGGATCTTCCGAATGGGCACGGGCCAGCGCGGCGAAATCGGCGCCGGACGCGGCGGCCTCGTCGGCCAGGCGCCGGGCCTTGTCTTCGGCCGCCTTGAGCGTGGCCGCATCGGCATCGGGTTCGACCCGGATCAGGATGTGCGAGGCCAGTCGCTGCTCGGGCTCGACGAAGCGCGCCCTCTCTTCCTCGTAGCGCTTGCGCAGCGCGGCTTCGTCGGCCGGCGCGGCCACCTGCAGCCGGTTGCCGTCGACTTCCACGTATTCGATGGTGACCGCCTCCGGACGGGTGAAGTCGCCGGGATGCGCGTCGTACCAGGCCTGGATCTCGTCGTCGCCGACCGCCGCATCGTCCTCGACGGCCGCCGGCAGCAGCGCCAGCTCGACGTCGCGCTTCTCGCCGGACAGGCGCAGGATGCGGTCGAACTCGGCGTCGGTCACGAATGCCGAGGTGCCCACGGCCAGCGGCACCAGCGACTGCTGGAGCGATTCGCGCACCAGCTGCTCGAACTGCATCGGCGTGCGCGCCGGCACCTGCGAGGCCAGCGCCAGCTGATAGGTGTTCGCGTCGAACCTGCCGTCGACCTGGAACGCCGGGATCGTGGCGATGTACTCGCGCACCGCCGCGTCGCCGACCACCACGCCGGCACGCTCGGCGGCCAGCTGCAGGATCGTCTCGTCGATCAGCTGGTCCAGCACCTTGCGTTTGTTCTCCACCGTCTCGAACGCGCGCGGGTCGAAGTCGTCGCCCTGCTCCTGGCGCTGGCGCATGCGCTCCTGTTCGAAGCGCTGGCGGAATTCGTTCACGCCGACCTCGCGGTGCTCCCACAGCATCGACGCCGGCCACCACTTCGGTGCGCCTTCCCACCACGTCGGCGGCGCCTTGACCTGGGCCACGTTGTTGGCACCCATGCCGCCGAGATAACTCTGGTCGACGACGAAGAGGAACGGGATCATCAACAGGCCGATGATGATCGTGGCCACCCAGCCCGATGACCTGTCGCGGAGTTTCTGCAGCATTGTTGCCAGTCCAGTCGATAAACGGCGGAAGAATTAAGCGGGGCAGTTTAACCTGTCGCGGGCGACCCTGGCGCCGCCGGGGAACCCGGGCCGGGCGGCCGTTGGTCCGCTCATGGCAGCGCGCGGCGGAGCCATCGCGCGCCCGGATCCGGAAAAGAGAAAGGCCCCTGGTTTCCCAAGGGCCTTTCCGGATTGTGGCGGAGTGGACGGGACTCGAACCCGCGACCTCCGGCGTGACAGGCCAGCATTCTAACCGACTGAACTACCACTCCGCGTCGAGACAGCTATTGTACGCCGGTTTCCCGCATATGCGCTAGACCACCGTACAAATTTTCCTGCGCCGCACCAAAAGCTGGTGGGTGCTGAGGGTTTCGAACCCCCGACCCTCGCCTTGTAAGGGCGACGCTCTACCGCTGAGCTAAGCACCCGGGTGCATGCACCCTGCCCTTGGCGGCGGGCCGATTAGTTTACCGCGTCCTTCAGGGCCTTGCCAGCCTTGAACGCCGGGTTCTTCGAAGCCTTGATCTTGATGGTCTCGCCGGTCTTCGGGTTGCGGCCGGTGCGGGCGGCGCGCTTGCGCACCTGGAAGGTACCGAAGCCCACCAGCGTCACCGCGTCGCCCTTCTTCAGCGCCTTGGTGATGCTGTTGATGACCGCGTCCACCGCGCGGGCGGCCTCGGCCTTGGTGACTTCGGCTTCGCCGGAGACGGCGTCGATCAGATCGGTTTTGTTCATTCTTCTTTGCTCCCTGTGCGGCCGCGCCGCGAGATGAGTGACCGGGCCCGCGCCGTGTCGGGCGTGCCCGATGGTCCTGTGCCGCCACGCGACCTGGCCGCTGGCGGGTGCGCCCGTTATACAGGGCGCCGCCCCCCTGCCGCAAGCCGAAAATGCAGCAATGGCGCGGGTTTCTGCCGCCCGCGCCATCGCCTGCCGGTGCCTGTTCGCGGTCGCGTCAGTGCTTGACGCCGGCCTGGTCCTGCGCCGGCGAGCGGCGTCGGCCGCCGGCCTTGCCGCGGCCACCGGCCTTGTCCGCCGCCGGCCGCAACGGCCGCTCCAGGGCCAGGTCCAGGACCTCGTCGATCCAGCGCACCGGCACGATCTTCATCCCCTCGGTGACGTTGGCCGGGATGTCGGCCAGGTCCTTGCGGTTCTCCTCGGGAATCACCACGGTGCGGATGCCGCCGCGCAGCGCGGCCAGCAGCTTCTCCTTGAGCCCGCCGATCGCGGTGACCTTGCCGCGCAGGGTGATCTC is a genomic window containing:
- a CDS encoding peptidyl-prolyl cis-trans isomerase, which encodes MLQKLRDRSSGWVATIIIGLLMIPFLFVVDQSYLGGMGANNVAQVKAPPTWWEGAPKWWPASMLWEHREVGVNEFRQRFEQERMRQRQEQGDDFDPRAFETVENKRKVLDQLIDETILQLAAERAGVVVGDAAVREYIATIPAFQVDGRFDANTYQLALASQVPARTPMQFEQLVRESLQQSLVPLAVGTSAFVTDAEFDRILRLSGEKRDVELALLPAAVEDDAAVGDDEIQAWYDAHPGDFTRPEAVTIEYVEVDGNRLQVAAPADEAALRKRYEEERARFVEPEQRLASHILIRVEPDADAATLKAAEDKARRLADEAAASGADFAALARAHSEDPGSRDDGGELGWVERGMMVGPFEEALFAMQPGEVRGPVKTDFGFHVLQLRELKQGAQVEFEQVREDLAREQAQVDRERAYSELTGRLTDLVYQNPSSLAPAAEQVGLQVQTLGPFTRQDTIGIGASPDVKRAAFSEVLIEDGTASDPIELGPDHSVVIRVIEHVPEQPRPLAEVRDQVIAAIRADRTGKAAAAAADALVERLRAGEALSVVAASVDADVMPLPGLPRGVPVPSPAANRGIFAAPAPAEGQASAGRFEMPDGRYVVFTVTGVHPGNPEELQPEQREMVRRQFEQVDGAAAAEAYVRELRKGFQVVVEESQL
- a CDS encoding HU family DNA-binding protein, which encodes MNKTDLIDAVSGEAEVTKAEAARAVDAVINSITKALKKGDAVTLVGFGTFQVRKRAARTGRNPKTGETIKIKASKNPAFKAGKALKDAVN